In the genome of Panthera uncia isolate 11264 chromosome B3 unlocalized genomic scaffold, Puncia_PCG_1.0 HiC_scaffold_1, whole genome shotgun sequence, one region contains:
- the MAN2C1 gene encoding alpha-mannosidase 2C1 isoform X3 — MAAPALKHWRTTLERVEKFVSPLYFTDCNLHGRLFGDSCPVAALSSFQTPERLPYQEAVRQEFRPAQIGDSFGPTWWTCWFRVELTIPEAWVGQEVHLRWESDGEGLVWRDGEPVQGLTKEGEKTSYVLTDRLEEGDPRSLTLYVEVACNGLLGAGKGSMIAAPDPEKMFQGLGEDNQRSFQALYTANQMVNVCDPAQPETFPVAQALASRFFGQRGGESQHTIHAMGHCHIDTAWLWPFKETVRKCARSWVSAVQLMEQNPEFIFACSQAQQLEWVKSHYPGLHARLQEFACRGQFVPVGGTWVEMDGNLPSGEAMVRQFLQGQNFFLQEFGKMCSEFWLPDTFGYSAQLPQIMCSCGIRHFLTQKLSWNLVNSFPHHTFFWEGLDGSRVLAHFPPGDSYGMQGSVEEVLKTVVKNRDKGRTNHSAFLFGFGDGGGGPTQTMVDRLKRLHNTDGLPRVQLSSPGRLFSALETDSGQLCTWVGELFLELHNGTYTTHAQIKKGNRECERILHDVELLSSLAVARSAQFLYPAAQLQDLWRLLLLNQFHDVVTGSCIELVAEEAMCHYEDIRAHGNTLLSAAAAALCAGEPGPEGLLIVNTLPWKRTEVLALPRPGGAHSLALVTVPSMGYAPAPTSLQPLPPQQPVFVVQEADGSVTLDNGIIRVRLDPTGCLTSLVLVASGREAIAEGTVGNQFVLFDDVPLYWDAWDVMDYHLETRKPVRGQAGTLAVGIEGGMRGSAWFLLQIGANSRLSQEVVLDVGCPYVRFHTEVHWHEAHKFLKVEFPARVRSPQATYEVQFGHLQRPTHHNTSWDWARFEVWAHRWMDLSEHGFGLALLNDCKYGASVRGNVLSLSLLIPGRWRYPRCLQPQLPPVGAACPGPGARCRLERLLGVLACGSVGDGQTGGDQPPGQHAGPQAVRGPRQPRRLLAAHVAAGSGGRPVSGGAGWGWESCPRGGLVTPPVLQLRPPGAARPRWPPAPSGRPPEAHLFSLPSTDPVAGAATPTKLSLLGAVGFCWWKAWGGECSLPPPQPDSSPLEQ, encoded by the exons ATGGCGGCGCCGGCCCTGAAGCACTGGCGCACTACGCTGGAGCGGGTGGAGAAATTCGTGTCGCCGCTCTACTTTACCGACTGTAACCTCCACGGCAG GCTCTTCGGGGACAGCTGCCCGGTGGCCGCGCTCTCCAGCTTCCAGACGCCCGAGAGGCTACCGTACCAGGAGGCGGTCCGGCAGGAGTTCCGCCCCGCGCAGATCGGCGACAGCTTTGGACCCAC ATGGTGGACCTGTTGGTTTCGGGTGGAGCTGACCATTCCGGAGGCATGGGTGGGTCAGGAAGTTCACCTTCGCTGGGAAAGTGATGGAGAAGGCCTGGTGTGGAGAGATGGAGAGCCTGTCCAG GGTTTGACCAAAGAGGGGGAGAAGACCAGCTATGTCCTGACTGACAGGCTGGAAGAAGGAGACCCCCGGAG CCTGACCCTCTACGTGGAAGTAGCCTGCAATGGGCTCCTGGGGGCCGGGAAGGGAAGCATGATCGCAGCCCCTGACCCAGAGAAGATGTTCCAG GGCCTTGGGGAGGACAACCAGCGCAGCTTCCAGGCCCTGTACACAGCCAACCAGATGGTGAACGTGTGTGACCCTGCCCAGCCTGAGACCTTCCCAGTGGCGCAGGCCCTGGCCTCCAGGTTCTTTGGCCAACGTGGAGGAGAAAGTCAACATACCATCCATGCCATGGGGCACTGCCACATTGATACAG CCTGGCTTTGGCCCTTCAAGGAGACTGTGCGAAAATGTGCCCGGAGCTGGGTGTCAGCTGTGCAGCTCATGGAGCAGAACCCTGAATTCATCTTTGCCTGCTCCCAG GCGCAGCAGCTCGAGTGGGTAAAGAGCCACTACCCTGGCCTGCATGCTCGACTCCAGGAGTTCGCCTGCCGCGGGCAGTTTGTGcctgtggggggcacctgggtggagaTG GATGGGAACCTTCCCAGTGGAGAGGCCATGGTGAGACAGTTCCTACAGGGCCAGAACTTCTTCCTGCAGGAGTTTGGGAAAATGTGCTCTGAG TTCTGGCTGCCAGACACGTTTGGCTACTCGGCACAGCTCCCCCAGATCATGTGCAGCTGTGGCATCCGGCACTTCCTGACCCAAAAACTGAGCTGGAACTTGGTGAACTCCTTCCCG CACCATACTTTTTTCTGGGAGGGGCTGGATGGCTCCCGTGTGCTGGCCCACTTCCCACCTGGCGACTCATATGGGATGCAGGGCAgtgtggaggag GTGCTGAAGACCGTGGTCAAAAACAGGGACAAGGGGCGGACCAACCACAGTGCCTTTCTCTTCGGCtttggggatgggggtggtggcCCCACCCAGACGATGGTGGACCGCTTGAAGCGGCTGCACAACACAGATGGGCTGCCCAG GGTGCAGCTGTCTTCTCCGGGGAGACTCTTCTCGGCACTGGAGACCGATTCAGGGCAGCTGTGCACATGGGTTGGGGAGCTCTTTCTGGAGTTACATAATGGCACCTACACCACCCATGCCCAG ATCAAGAAGGGAAACCGGGAGTGTGAGCGGATCCTGCATGACGTGGAGCTGCTCAGCAGCCTGGCCGTGGCCCGCAGCGCCCAGTTCCTGTACCCGGCGGCCCAGCTGCAGGACCTCTGGAG GCTCCTGCTCCTGAACCAGTTCCATGATGTGGTGACCGGCAGCTGCATCGAGCTGGTGGCAGAGGAAGCCATGTGCCACTATGAAG ACATCCGTGCCCATGGCAACACACTGCTCAGTGCTGCAGCCGCAGCCCTGTGTGCTGGGGAGCCAGGTCCTGAGGGCCTCCTCATTGTCAACACGCTGCCTTGGAAGCGCACTGAAGTGTTGGCCCTGCCCAGGCCTGGTGGGGCCCACAGCCTAG CCCTGGTGACAGTGCCCAGCATGGGCTAtgctcctgcccccacctcatTGCAGCCCCTGCCACCCCAGCAGCCCGTGTTTGTAGTGCAAGAG GCTGACGGTTCTGTGACTCTGGACAACGGCATCATCCGGGTGAGGCTGGACCCAACCGGCTGCCTGACGTCCCTGGTGCTGGTGGCCTCTGGCAG GGAAGCCATTGCTGAGGGCACCGTGGGGAATCAGTTTGTGCTGTTCGATGATGTCCCCCTGTACTGGGATGCGTGGGATGTCATGGACTACCATTTGGAGACACG GAAGCCAGTGCGGGGCCAGGCAGGGACCTTGGCAGTGGGCATCGAGGGTGGCATGCGGGGCAGTGCCTGGTTCCTGCTGCAGATCGGCGCCAACAGTCGGCTCAGCCAGGAGGTTGTGCTGGATGTTGGCTGCCCCTACGTCCGCTTCCACACCGAG GTGCACTGGCACGAGGCCCACAAGTTCCTGAAGGTGGAGTTCCCCGCCCGTGTGCGGAGCCCCCAGGCCACCTATGAGGTCCAGTTCGGGCATCTGCAGCGGCCCACCCACCATAACACCTCCTGGGACTGGGCTCGATTTGAG GTGTGGGCCCACCGCTGGATGGATCTGTCGGAGCACGGCTTCGGGCTGGCCCTGCTCAATGACTGCAAGTATGGCGCCTCAGTCCGAGGCAACGTCCTCAGCCTCTCACT GCTCATTCCAGGACGCTGGCGTTATCCCCGCTGCCTACAGCCTCAACTTCCCCCTGTTGGCGCTGCCTGCCCCGGGCCCGGCGCCCGCTGCCGCCTGGAGCGCCTTCTCGGTGTCCTCGCCTGCGGTAGTGTTGGAGACGGTCAAACAG GCGGAGACCAGCCCCCAGGGCAGCACGCTGGTCCTCAGGCTGTACGAGGCCCACGGCAGCCACGTAGACTGCTGGCTGCACACGTCGCTGCCGGTTCAGGAGGCCGTCCTGTGAGTgggggcgcggggtgggggtgggagtccTGCCCTCGCGGGGGCCTCGTGACCCCTCCTGTTCTCCAGCTGCGACCTCCTGGAGCGGCGCGACCCCGCTGGCCACCTGCCCCTTCAGGACGACCGCCTGAAGCTCACCTTTTCTCCCTTCCAAGTACAGACCCTGTTGCTGGTGCTGCAACCCCCACCAAACTGAGCCTCTTGGGGGCGGTGGGGTTTTGTTGGTGGAAGGCCTGGGGGGGGGAGTGCTCACTTCCACCTCCCCAGCCTGATTCATCACCTCTTGAACAATAA
- the MAN2C1 gene encoding alpha-mannosidase 2C1 isoform X1: protein MAAPALKHWRTTLERVEKFVSPLYFTDCNLHGRLFGDSCPVAALSSFQTPERLPYQEAVRQEFRPAQIGDSFGPTWWTCWFRVELTIPEAWVGQEVHLRWESDGEGLVWRDGEPVQGLTKEGEKTSYVLTDRLEEGDPRSLTLYVEVACNGLLGAGKGSMIAAPDPEKMFQVSRAELAVFRRDVHRLLVDLELLLGIAKGLGEDNQRSFQALYTANQMVNVCDPAQPETFPVAQALASRFFGQRGGESQHTIHAMGHCHIDTAWLWPFKETVRKCARSWVSAVQLMEQNPEFIFACSQAQQLEWVKSHYPGLHARLQEFACRGQFVPVGGTWVEMDGNLPSGEAMVRQFLQGQNFFLQEFGKMCSEFWLPDTFGYSAQLPQIMCSCGIRHFLTQKLSWNLVNSFPHHTFFWEGLDGSRVLAHFPPGDSYGMQGSVEEVLKTVVKNRDKGRTNHSAFLFGFGDGGGGPTQTMVDRLKRLHNTDGLPRVQLSSPGRLFSALETDSGQLCTWVGELFLELHNGTYTTHAQIKKGNRECERILHDVELLSSLAVARSAQFLYPAAQLQDLWRLLLLNQFHDVVTGSCIELVAEEAMCHYEDIRAHGNTLLSAAAAALCAGEPGPEGLLIVNTLPWKRTEVLALPRPGGAHSLALVTVPSMGYAPAPTSLQPLPPQQPVFVVQEADGSVTLDNGIIRVRLDPTGCLTSLVLVASGREAIAEGTVGNQFVLFDDVPLYWDAWDVMDYHLETRKPVRGQAGTLAVGIEGGMRGSAWFLLQIGANSRLSQEVVLDVGCPYVRFHTEVHWHEAHKFLKVEFPARVRSPQATYEVQFGHLQRPTHHNTSWDWARFEVWAHRWMDLSEHGFGLALLNDCKYGASVRGNVLSLSLLIPGRWRYPRCLQPQLPPVGAACPGPGARCRLERLLGVLACGSVGDGQTGGDQPPGQHAGPQAVRGPRQPRRLLAAHVAAGSGGRPVSGGAGWGWESCPRGGLVTPPVLQLRPPGAARPRWPPAPSGRPPEAHLFSLPSTDPVAGAATPTKLSLLGAVGFCWWKAWGGECSLPPPQPDSSPLEQ, encoded by the exons ATGGCGGCGCCGGCCCTGAAGCACTGGCGCACTACGCTGGAGCGGGTGGAGAAATTCGTGTCGCCGCTCTACTTTACCGACTGTAACCTCCACGGCAG GCTCTTCGGGGACAGCTGCCCGGTGGCCGCGCTCTCCAGCTTCCAGACGCCCGAGAGGCTACCGTACCAGGAGGCGGTCCGGCAGGAGTTCCGCCCCGCGCAGATCGGCGACAGCTTTGGACCCAC ATGGTGGACCTGTTGGTTTCGGGTGGAGCTGACCATTCCGGAGGCATGGGTGGGTCAGGAAGTTCACCTTCGCTGGGAAAGTGATGGAGAAGGCCTGGTGTGGAGAGATGGAGAGCCTGTCCAG GGTTTGACCAAAGAGGGGGAGAAGACCAGCTATGTCCTGACTGACAGGCTGGAAGAAGGAGACCCCCGGAG CCTGACCCTCTACGTGGAAGTAGCCTGCAATGGGCTCCTGGGGGCCGGGAAGGGAAGCATGATCGCAGCCCCTGACCCAGAGAAGATGTTCCAGGTGAGCCGGGCTGAGCTGGCTGTGTTCCGCCGGGATGTCCACAGGCTCCTGGTGGATCTAGAGCTGCTACTGGGCATAGCCAAG GGCCTTGGGGAGGACAACCAGCGCAGCTTCCAGGCCCTGTACACAGCCAACCAGATGGTGAACGTGTGTGACCCTGCCCAGCCTGAGACCTTCCCAGTGGCGCAGGCCCTGGCCTCCAGGTTCTTTGGCCAACGTGGAGGAGAAAGTCAACATACCATCCATGCCATGGGGCACTGCCACATTGATACAG CCTGGCTTTGGCCCTTCAAGGAGACTGTGCGAAAATGTGCCCGGAGCTGGGTGTCAGCTGTGCAGCTCATGGAGCAGAACCCTGAATTCATCTTTGCCTGCTCCCAG GCGCAGCAGCTCGAGTGGGTAAAGAGCCACTACCCTGGCCTGCATGCTCGACTCCAGGAGTTCGCCTGCCGCGGGCAGTTTGTGcctgtggggggcacctgggtggagaTG GATGGGAACCTTCCCAGTGGAGAGGCCATGGTGAGACAGTTCCTACAGGGCCAGAACTTCTTCCTGCAGGAGTTTGGGAAAATGTGCTCTGAG TTCTGGCTGCCAGACACGTTTGGCTACTCGGCACAGCTCCCCCAGATCATGTGCAGCTGTGGCATCCGGCACTTCCTGACCCAAAAACTGAGCTGGAACTTGGTGAACTCCTTCCCG CACCATACTTTTTTCTGGGAGGGGCTGGATGGCTCCCGTGTGCTGGCCCACTTCCCACCTGGCGACTCATATGGGATGCAGGGCAgtgtggaggag GTGCTGAAGACCGTGGTCAAAAACAGGGACAAGGGGCGGACCAACCACAGTGCCTTTCTCTTCGGCtttggggatgggggtggtggcCCCACCCAGACGATGGTGGACCGCTTGAAGCGGCTGCACAACACAGATGGGCTGCCCAG GGTGCAGCTGTCTTCTCCGGGGAGACTCTTCTCGGCACTGGAGACCGATTCAGGGCAGCTGTGCACATGGGTTGGGGAGCTCTTTCTGGAGTTACATAATGGCACCTACACCACCCATGCCCAG ATCAAGAAGGGAAACCGGGAGTGTGAGCGGATCCTGCATGACGTGGAGCTGCTCAGCAGCCTGGCCGTGGCCCGCAGCGCCCAGTTCCTGTACCCGGCGGCCCAGCTGCAGGACCTCTGGAG GCTCCTGCTCCTGAACCAGTTCCATGATGTGGTGACCGGCAGCTGCATCGAGCTGGTGGCAGAGGAAGCCATGTGCCACTATGAAG ACATCCGTGCCCATGGCAACACACTGCTCAGTGCTGCAGCCGCAGCCCTGTGTGCTGGGGAGCCAGGTCCTGAGGGCCTCCTCATTGTCAACACGCTGCCTTGGAAGCGCACTGAAGTGTTGGCCCTGCCCAGGCCTGGTGGGGCCCACAGCCTAG CCCTGGTGACAGTGCCCAGCATGGGCTAtgctcctgcccccacctcatTGCAGCCCCTGCCACCCCAGCAGCCCGTGTTTGTAGTGCAAGAG GCTGACGGTTCTGTGACTCTGGACAACGGCATCATCCGGGTGAGGCTGGACCCAACCGGCTGCCTGACGTCCCTGGTGCTGGTGGCCTCTGGCAG GGAAGCCATTGCTGAGGGCACCGTGGGGAATCAGTTTGTGCTGTTCGATGATGTCCCCCTGTACTGGGATGCGTGGGATGTCATGGACTACCATTTGGAGACACG GAAGCCAGTGCGGGGCCAGGCAGGGACCTTGGCAGTGGGCATCGAGGGTGGCATGCGGGGCAGTGCCTGGTTCCTGCTGCAGATCGGCGCCAACAGTCGGCTCAGCCAGGAGGTTGTGCTGGATGTTGGCTGCCCCTACGTCCGCTTCCACACCGAG GTGCACTGGCACGAGGCCCACAAGTTCCTGAAGGTGGAGTTCCCCGCCCGTGTGCGGAGCCCCCAGGCCACCTATGAGGTCCAGTTCGGGCATCTGCAGCGGCCCACCCACCATAACACCTCCTGGGACTGGGCTCGATTTGAG GTGTGGGCCCACCGCTGGATGGATCTGTCGGAGCACGGCTTCGGGCTGGCCCTGCTCAATGACTGCAAGTATGGCGCCTCAGTCCGAGGCAACGTCCTCAGCCTCTCACT GCTCATTCCAGGACGCTGGCGTTATCCCCGCTGCCTACAGCCTCAACTTCCCCCTGTTGGCGCTGCCTGCCCCGGGCCCGGCGCCCGCTGCCGCCTGGAGCGCCTTCTCGGTGTCCTCGCCTGCGGTAGTGTTGGAGACGGTCAAACAG GCGGAGACCAGCCCCCAGGGCAGCACGCTGGTCCTCAGGCTGTACGAGGCCCACGGCAGCCACGTAGACTGCTGGCTGCACACGTCGCTGCCGGTTCAGGAGGCCGTCCTGTGAGTgggggcgcggggtgggggtgggagtccTGCCCTCGCGGGGGCCTCGTGACCCCTCCTGTTCTCCAGCTGCGACCTCCTGGAGCGGCGCGACCCCGCTGGCCACCTGCCCCTTCAGGACGACCGCCTGAAGCTCACCTTTTCTCCCTTCCAAGTACAGACCCTGTTGCTGGTGCTGCAACCCCCACCAAACTGAGCCTCTTGGGGGCGGTGGGGTTTTGTTGGTGGAAGGCCTGGGGGGGGGAGTGCTCACTTCCACCTCCCCAGCCTGATTCATCACCTCTTGAACAATAA
- the MAN2C1 gene encoding alpha-mannosidase 2C1 isoform X2 has translation MAAPALKHWRTTLERVEKFVSPLYFTDCNLHGRLFGDSCPVAALSSFQTPERLPYQEAVRQEFRPAQIGDSFGPTWWTCWFRVELTIPEAWVGQEVHLRWESDGEGLVWRDGEPVQGLTKEGEKTSYVLTDRLEEGDPRSLTLYVEVACNGLLGAGKGSMIAAPDPEKMFQVSRAELAVFRRDVHRLLVDLELLLGIAKGLGEDNQRSFQALYTANQMVNVCDPAQPETFPVAQALASRFFGQRGGESQHTIHAMGHCHIDTAWLWPFKETVRKCARSWVSAVQLMEQNPEFIFACSQAQQLEWVKSHYPGLHARLQEFACRGQFVPVGGTWVEMDGNLPSGEAMVRQFLQGQNFFLQEFGKMCSEFWLPDTFGYSAQLPQIMCSCGIRHFLTQKLSWNLVNSFPHHTFFWEGLDGSRVLAHFPPGDSYGMQGSVEEVLKTVVKNRDKGRTNHSAFLFGFGDGGGGPTQTMVDRLKRLHNTDGLPRVQLSSPGRLFSALETDSGQLCTWVGELFLELHNGTYTTHAQIKKGNRECERILHDVELLSSLAVARSAQFLYPAAQLQDLWRLLLLNQFHDVVTGSCIELVAEEAMCHYEDIRAHGNTLLSAAAAALCAGEPGPEGLLIVNTLPWKRTEVLALPRPGGAHSLALVTVPSMGYAPAPTSLQPLPPQQPVFVVQEADGSVTLDNGIIRVRLDPTGCLTSLVLVASGREAIAEGTVGNQFVLFDDVPLYWDAWDVMDYHLETRKPVRGQAGTLAVGIEGGMRGSAWFLLQIGANSRLSQEVVLDVGCPYVRFHTEVHWHEAHKFLKVEFPARVRSPQATYEVQFGHLQRPTHHNTSWDWARFEVWAHRWMDLSEHGFGLALLNDCKYGASVRGNVLSLSLLIPGRWRYPRCLQPQLPPVGAACPGPGARCRLERLLGVLACGSVGDGQTGGDQPPGQHAGPQAVRGPRQPRRLLAAHVAAGSGGRPLRPPGAARPRWPPAPSGRPPEAHLFSLPSTDPVAGAATPTKLSLLGAVGFCWWKAWGGECSLPPPQPDSSPLEQ, from the exons ATGGCGGCGCCGGCCCTGAAGCACTGGCGCACTACGCTGGAGCGGGTGGAGAAATTCGTGTCGCCGCTCTACTTTACCGACTGTAACCTCCACGGCAG GCTCTTCGGGGACAGCTGCCCGGTGGCCGCGCTCTCCAGCTTCCAGACGCCCGAGAGGCTACCGTACCAGGAGGCGGTCCGGCAGGAGTTCCGCCCCGCGCAGATCGGCGACAGCTTTGGACCCAC ATGGTGGACCTGTTGGTTTCGGGTGGAGCTGACCATTCCGGAGGCATGGGTGGGTCAGGAAGTTCACCTTCGCTGGGAAAGTGATGGAGAAGGCCTGGTGTGGAGAGATGGAGAGCCTGTCCAG GGTTTGACCAAAGAGGGGGAGAAGACCAGCTATGTCCTGACTGACAGGCTGGAAGAAGGAGACCCCCGGAG CCTGACCCTCTACGTGGAAGTAGCCTGCAATGGGCTCCTGGGGGCCGGGAAGGGAAGCATGATCGCAGCCCCTGACCCAGAGAAGATGTTCCAGGTGAGCCGGGCTGAGCTGGCTGTGTTCCGCCGGGATGTCCACAGGCTCCTGGTGGATCTAGAGCTGCTACTGGGCATAGCCAAG GGCCTTGGGGAGGACAACCAGCGCAGCTTCCAGGCCCTGTACACAGCCAACCAGATGGTGAACGTGTGTGACCCTGCCCAGCCTGAGACCTTCCCAGTGGCGCAGGCCCTGGCCTCCAGGTTCTTTGGCCAACGTGGAGGAGAAAGTCAACATACCATCCATGCCATGGGGCACTGCCACATTGATACAG CCTGGCTTTGGCCCTTCAAGGAGACTGTGCGAAAATGTGCCCGGAGCTGGGTGTCAGCTGTGCAGCTCATGGAGCAGAACCCTGAATTCATCTTTGCCTGCTCCCAG GCGCAGCAGCTCGAGTGGGTAAAGAGCCACTACCCTGGCCTGCATGCTCGACTCCAGGAGTTCGCCTGCCGCGGGCAGTTTGTGcctgtggggggcacctgggtggagaTG GATGGGAACCTTCCCAGTGGAGAGGCCATGGTGAGACAGTTCCTACAGGGCCAGAACTTCTTCCTGCAGGAGTTTGGGAAAATGTGCTCTGAG TTCTGGCTGCCAGACACGTTTGGCTACTCGGCACAGCTCCCCCAGATCATGTGCAGCTGTGGCATCCGGCACTTCCTGACCCAAAAACTGAGCTGGAACTTGGTGAACTCCTTCCCG CACCATACTTTTTTCTGGGAGGGGCTGGATGGCTCCCGTGTGCTGGCCCACTTCCCACCTGGCGACTCATATGGGATGCAGGGCAgtgtggaggag GTGCTGAAGACCGTGGTCAAAAACAGGGACAAGGGGCGGACCAACCACAGTGCCTTTCTCTTCGGCtttggggatgggggtggtggcCCCACCCAGACGATGGTGGACCGCTTGAAGCGGCTGCACAACACAGATGGGCTGCCCAG GGTGCAGCTGTCTTCTCCGGGGAGACTCTTCTCGGCACTGGAGACCGATTCAGGGCAGCTGTGCACATGGGTTGGGGAGCTCTTTCTGGAGTTACATAATGGCACCTACACCACCCATGCCCAG ATCAAGAAGGGAAACCGGGAGTGTGAGCGGATCCTGCATGACGTGGAGCTGCTCAGCAGCCTGGCCGTGGCCCGCAGCGCCCAGTTCCTGTACCCGGCGGCCCAGCTGCAGGACCTCTGGAG GCTCCTGCTCCTGAACCAGTTCCATGATGTGGTGACCGGCAGCTGCATCGAGCTGGTGGCAGAGGAAGCCATGTGCCACTATGAAG ACATCCGTGCCCATGGCAACACACTGCTCAGTGCTGCAGCCGCAGCCCTGTGTGCTGGGGAGCCAGGTCCTGAGGGCCTCCTCATTGTCAACACGCTGCCTTGGAAGCGCACTGAAGTGTTGGCCCTGCCCAGGCCTGGTGGGGCCCACAGCCTAG CCCTGGTGACAGTGCCCAGCATGGGCTAtgctcctgcccccacctcatTGCAGCCCCTGCCACCCCAGCAGCCCGTGTTTGTAGTGCAAGAG GCTGACGGTTCTGTGACTCTGGACAACGGCATCATCCGGGTGAGGCTGGACCCAACCGGCTGCCTGACGTCCCTGGTGCTGGTGGCCTCTGGCAG GGAAGCCATTGCTGAGGGCACCGTGGGGAATCAGTTTGTGCTGTTCGATGATGTCCCCCTGTACTGGGATGCGTGGGATGTCATGGACTACCATTTGGAGACACG GAAGCCAGTGCGGGGCCAGGCAGGGACCTTGGCAGTGGGCATCGAGGGTGGCATGCGGGGCAGTGCCTGGTTCCTGCTGCAGATCGGCGCCAACAGTCGGCTCAGCCAGGAGGTTGTGCTGGATGTTGGCTGCCCCTACGTCCGCTTCCACACCGAG GTGCACTGGCACGAGGCCCACAAGTTCCTGAAGGTGGAGTTCCCCGCCCGTGTGCGGAGCCCCCAGGCCACCTATGAGGTCCAGTTCGGGCATCTGCAGCGGCCCACCCACCATAACACCTCCTGGGACTGGGCTCGATTTGAG GTGTGGGCCCACCGCTGGATGGATCTGTCGGAGCACGGCTTCGGGCTGGCCCTGCTCAATGACTGCAAGTATGGCGCCTCAGTCCGAGGCAACGTCCTCAGCCTCTCACT GCTCATTCCAGGACGCTGGCGTTATCCCCGCTGCCTACAGCCTCAACTTCCCCCTGTTGGCGCTGCCTGCCCCGGGCCCGGCGCCCGCTGCCGCCTGGAGCGCCTTCTCGGTGTCCTCGCCTGCGGTAGTGTTGGAGACGGTCAAACAG GCGGAGACCAGCCCCCAGGGCAGCACGCTGGTCCTCAGGCTGTACGAGGCCCACGGCAGCCACGTAGACTGCTGGCTGCACACGTCGCTGCCGGTTCAGGAGGCCGTCCT CTGCGACCTCCTGGAGCGGCGCGACCCCGCTGGCCACCTGCCCCTTCAGGACGACCGCCTGAAGCTCACCTTTTCTCCCTTCCAAGTACAGACCCTGTTGCTGGTGCTGCAACCCCCACCAAACTGAGCCTCTTGGGGGCGGTGGGGTTTTGTTGGTGGAAGGCCTGGGGGGGGGAGTGCTCACTTCCACCTCCCCAGCCTGATTCATCACCTCTTGAACAATAA